A region from the Gallaecimonas pentaromativorans genome encodes:
- the pncB gene encoding nicotinate phosphoribosyltransferase has protein sequence MFGKTSVQSLLDTDFYKLTMQQAYLHQQPNTQARWTFRCRSNEDLSSYVAPLREEFEALSQLYATEDQLAHLRQHYPFLKPDYLEFLRLFRFNPNFLKVSALDGQLVIEANGPLLHVSPLEIPVLAAISEVRNRHRYPEVDADTIHKSTQGKIRQLEAFGDKVDLSDFLFTDFGTRRRFSFAAQRMVLEQIKSALPQHFAGTSNPHLARELQLRCQGTMGHEWLQSHQALNYRLVDSQKMALENWVKEFRGDLGVALTDVIGVDAFCRDLDRYLAKLYDGFRHDSGDPIIWGEKIIKRLEELDVDPTRKRLVFSDGLNFEKAVQIYSHFRGRINTAFGIGTWLMGDFGVNEPMNIVMKLTRLNGQPVAKISDSPGKTMCDDENFLRYLMQVFQVQGSVQQQVLEQFNPHH, from the coding sequence ATGTTCGGAAAGACCTCGGTGCAGAGCCTGCTGGACACCGACTTCTACAAGCTCACCATGCAGCAGGCCTACCTGCATCAGCAGCCCAACACCCAAGCCCGCTGGACCTTCCGCTGCCGCAGCAACGAAGATTTAAGCTCCTATGTGGCGCCGCTTCGCGAAGAATTTGAGGCGCTGTCGCAGCTTTATGCCACCGAGGATCAGCTAGCCCACCTGCGCCAGCATTACCCTTTTTTAAAACCCGACTACCTGGAGTTTTTGCGGCTGTTCCGCTTTAACCCCAACTTCCTGAAAGTAAGTGCCCTGGACGGCCAACTGGTGATCGAGGCCAACGGCCCGCTGCTGCATGTGTCGCCCCTGGAGATCCCGGTGCTGGCCGCCATCTCCGAGGTGCGCAACCGCCACCGCTACCCCGAAGTGGATGCCGACACCATCCACAAAAGCACCCAGGGCAAAATTCGCCAGCTCGAAGCCTTTGGCGACAAGGTGGACCTGTCGGACTTCCTGTTTACCGATTTCGGCACCCGGCGGCGCTTCAGCTTTGCCGCCCAGCGCATGGTGCTGGAGCAAATCAAAAGTGCCCTGCCCCAGCATTTTGCCGGCACCTCCAACCCGCACCTGGCCCGCGAGCTGCAGCTGCGCTGCCAGGGCACCATGGGCCACGAATGGCTGCAAAGCCACCAGGCTCTCAACTACCGTTTGGTAGACAGCCAGAAAATGGCCCTGGAAAACTGGGTGAAGGAATTTCGGGGCGACCTTGGGGTGGCATTGACCGATGTCATCGGCGTGGACGCCTTCTGCCGGGATCTGGACCGTTATCTGGCCAAGCTCTATGACGGTTTTCGCCACGACAGCGGCGACCCCATCATCTGGGGCGAGAAAATCATCAAGCGCCTTGAAGAACTGGACGTGGACCCGACCCGCAAACGCCTGGTGTTCTCCGACGGCCTCAACTTCGAAAAGGCGGTGCAGATTTACAGCCATTTCCGTGGCCGCATCAACACCGCCTTTGGCATCGGCACCTGGCTGATGGGGGATTTTGGCGTCAACGAGCCCATGAACATCGTCATGAAGCTGACCCGCCTCAACGGCCAGCCGGTGGCCAAGATCTCCGACAGCCCCGGCAAGACCATGTGCGACGACGAGAACTTCCTGCGCTACCTGATGCAGGTGTTCCAGGTGCAAGGCTCGGTGCAGCAGCAGGTGCTGGAGCAGTTCAACCCCCACCACTGA
- the speE gene encoding polyamine aminopropyltransferase: MSQLDPKHWFTEISDRDGSGFSLRITKHLETRQSQWQTTEMYDTTDWGKLMIIDGCTMVSSRDNFLYHEMMSHPALYTHTDPKVVVIIGGGDCGTLREVLKHPGVENAVQIDIDENVTRLSEIYFPELCESNNDPRAELKFIDGIQWMKDRDSASVDIIIVDSTDPVGPAEGLFNRAFYEECLRALRPGGILVQQSESPLLHTKLIQEMRSEMAKAGFDAFQTLPFPQPLYPSGWWSCTLARKGDAFGEFRRDAADAQLFETHYYNSGVHQGAMALPNFLKKALEG, encoded by the coding sequence ATGTCCCAATTGGACCCCAAGCACTGGTTCACCGAAATCAGCGACCGTGACGGCAGCGGCTTTTCCCTGCGTATCACAAAGCACCTGGAAACCCGCCAGTCTCAGTGGCAAACCACTGAAATGTATGACACCACCGACTGGGGCAAGCTGATGATCATCGACGGCTGCACCATGGTGTCCAGCCGCGACAACTTCCTCTATCACGAGATGATGAGCCACCCGGCGCTCTACACCCACACCGACCCGAAAGTGGTGGTGATCATCGGTGGCGGCGACTGCGGCACCCTGCGCGAAGTGCTCAAGCACCCCGGCGTTGAAAACGCCGTGCAAATCGACATCGACGAGAACGTCACCCGCCTGTCCGAGATTTACTTCCCGGAACTGTGCGAGTCCAACAACGACCCGCGCGCCGAGCTAAAATTCATCGACGGTATCCAGTGGATGAAAGACCGCGACAGCGCCTCCGTGGACATCATCATCGTTGATTCCACCGACCCAGTCGGCCCGGCCGAAGGCCTCTTTAACCGCGCCTTTTACGAAGAGTGCCTGCGCGCCCTGCGCCCCGGCGGCATTCTGGTGCAGCAATCCGAAAGCCCGCTGCTGCACACCAAACTCATCCAGGAAATGCGCTCCGAGATGGCCAAGGCCGGTTTCGACGCCTTCCAGACCCTGCCGTTCCCGCAGCCGCTGTACCCCTCCGGCTGGTGGAGCTGCACCCTGGCCCGCAAAGGCGACGCCTTCGGCGAATTCCGCCGCGACGCCGCCGACGCCCAGCTGTTCGAGACCCACTACTACAACAGCGGCGTACACCAAGGCGCCATGGCCCTGCCCAACTTCCTGAAGAAGGCCCTGGAAGGCTAA
- a CDS encoding nicotinamidase, with translation MIASFDVDAQRTFTPLCPGELPVPGGDQIAEELNAQAALAHFRIASKDAHNPNAKWVVASHDDMLQPLDYPDTDLTWVRHAETGTPGFELIPGLPRPQAYDFLVYKGVENDMHPYGACYHDLKDRISTGVIEWLRCNEVNTVLVGGLALDFCVKTTAIQLANAGFTVYLNQAACRAISPQGAKAACQEMVRAGIHLVDNARTLAQLVKKDS, from the coding sequence ATGATCGCCTCGTTCGATGTCGATGCCCAGCGCACCTTTACCCCGCTTTGTCCCGGCGAGCTGCCGGTGCCCGGCGGTGACCAGATAGCCGAGGAGCTCAATGCCCAGGCGGCGCTGGCCCATTTTCGCATCGCCTCCAAAGACGCCCACAACCCCAATGCCAAATGGGTGGTCGCCAGCCACGACGACATGCTCCAGCCCCTGGACTACCCCGATACCGACCTCACCTGGGTACGCCACGCCGAAACCGGCACCCCGGGCTTTGAGCTGATCCCCGGCCTGCCACGGCCCCAGGCTTACGATTTCCTGGTCTACAAGGGGGTGGAGAACGACATGCACCCCTACGGCGCCTGCTATCACGACCTTAAAGACCGCATCTCCACCGGCGTTATCGAGTGGCTCAGGTGCAATGAGGTCAACACTGTGTTGGTGGGGGGCCTGGCCCTGGATTTTTGTGTTAAAACCACTGCCATACAGCTGGCCAACGCCGGCTTTACCGTCTATCTGAATCAGGCCGCCTGCCGTGCCATCAGCCCCCAAGGGGCCAAGGCCGCCTGCCAGGAAATGGTCAGGGCCGGTATCCACTTGGTGGACAACGCCCGTACCCTGGCCCAGCTTGTCAAAAAGGACTCATGA